CTTGAAGGCGCGCCCCTTCAACTCCTTGCCGCCGATGGCCTCGTCGCCAAAGGTTTCGTACTCCTGTGGGGTCAGCTCGCCAAAGCACCGTAGCATATTCGCCCGAAGCCCCGTCGGCGGCTCGTTCGTCAGCTTCACGCTCGACTGCAGCACAAACACAGGGAAGAAGTCGGTGGGCATCGACGTGAGCCAGAGGCGGAAGTCTTCGTGGATCTCGGTCGCCCCGGCCGCGTCGGGCTGCAGACTTGCGACGGCCGCCGAGAGCTCCGGCATGAACGTTTTCGAGAGGTGGCagttctgcagcagcgcccacGCACCGGACTTGCGGCACGTGGCGATGAGTCGTTTCGCATTCTCGCTCTGACCTTGACCCAGGCTCACGCACTGCAGCTcccgctcctcggccttgGCGAGTgactgcagcgcctccatcgGGTCCGCGCCCTGAGAGAGGATGAAGACAattggtgtgtgcgcggtgctgTCCTTGAGGGTTCGGGTGAGGTCCATGGGCGGCATTTCGGTGAACTCTGCCCCCATCGTCTGGTGCACGTAGTCGGAGAGCGCGAAAGAAAGCTTCTCCTCACGGAAGCAGCGGATCAGCAACACACGCTGAAAGAGGTGTAGACGCGACTGCCAGTCGCCCGGCAGTGTGGCGGAGTGGGGCATGTCGGACTGTGCGTACTCCCGCCACGCCTCCGGCTCCGACTCCATGCTGGCGATAAGATCATGGAAGGTGGGCACGGTGCGGCTGAGCGCCTCAGCCAACTCCCACTGTACACGGTTCATCCACGAAGCGAGGGCTGGCGACTGCTCCGGCAGCTCCGAGGCAAcaaaggcggtggcgcgcacAAAGTACTGCCACTCCTCGTCTGCGATCACGCCGTCCTGCCGGGCGATCGCCGTCGCTATGAGCAGCGACAGGATGGTCTTGTCCTTGTTGAAGAGACCTCGGCAGATCTGCGTGTACGTGGCCCTCGTGAGGTTGCTGATTGCAGCATGAAGGTGGTCTTCCAGCATGGCTGGGTCTGCCTCCATGTACTCGGGAGGCTTTGTGGTGCCCTCCACCTCGTGCTGCACCAGCTTCACAAAATACTGAAGCGAGTACTGGTACATCGGATCCATGCGACCCACGTCAGCTAGCACAAAGaacagcaacgccgcccTCACGGCAACGCTGCGGTAGCGCTCGCGGACTGTCGAGATGGTCAGCATCTTCTCGCTCGCCTCGGCTTGGCTGCGGCTGATCACCTCCGCGCTGGACTGCGCGGACTGCAGCTCGTGGATAAGATCTTCGTCGTCGAGGATGTTGCCTTTGGTGCTCTGCAGGCGCTCCAGGATGCTCTCCTCGATCGCTTTGAGGCGACGCTGGCCCTGGGCGATGCGCTGGATGATGGAGttcttttcctcctccatggAGCGCTGCTCGATGGACACGACCTCGCCGAGCATCTGCTCCGATAGTCCCTCCATCGTGACCGTGAAGTTAAGCAGCGTGACTCGGGTGCTGATGTCCGGCAAATACACTGGATTCGGCAGCTTGCTACACAGGAACATGCGGAAGTTGGGGTGGTAGTCGATCGGCCCAGATTGCGGGGTGAGCTGGATCTGCAGGCCGCCACTGTCAGCCGTGAAAACACGCCGCGCGATCAGCGGCTCCAGCGCCGGGTCCAGCGACTCACCAACGTCGTCAATGATCACGACACCGCCGAGTCGGATCTGCAACTCGAGGGTGCGCATCCACGTCGGGTCCGTCAGCTTGACCACACGCAGCATGTTGCGGTTTTtcgacgccaccgcgcctGACCCGCTCGCTGCCTGGGTCTGCTGGaactgccgcagcagccacttGACGGCCTGCTCCTGTGGGTCGATGAAGAgcggccagcggcgcggagcCGTCGACAGCATCGCCACAATAGCGTTCTCAGTGGACGTTTCGTCGCTTGGCAACCCGTTCACCTGCCAGTTTAGCGTGTCGACCGGGTCGCCGAGGACGGCGGTCAAAGAGAAGTCGCCCACCTCACATCcacgctccgccagctgcaccgTCCACTGCGCGATGAGCCGCTGACGGAACGCTGGGGTGAAGGCGCCGAAGTAGGCGACCGAGGCGCTTGCCATGAATACCTGCAGCGGGAGCACGGTCAGCTGAGCCTTGAGCAACTTGATATTCTCTGTCCAGCGGGCCCCTTCGCTCCTGAGGGAGCCGGACAGCGTCTCGGCGTTGCGGAGGCGGATGATACACAGCTGCAGGCCTTTTTCCAGGTCATTCTTTTTTGCGACGCTGCCTTGGTAGCGCTGCTCGAGATCGGacagctccttctccacctccttcagctgctgctgtgcggcgTGCAGCTTCGCATTTGTCGCTGCCAAGTGCTGTTccgcctcggccgccgcctgccgcatcggcgccacctccttcaccaccttCGAGTACTCGTTGACGGcgtgcacccacgcacacagcgacCCGCACGTCTGCGAGCCCTTCGACGAACACACCTCAACCGTGAACTCGGGGTCGTTGATGTATTTCTGCACCTTCTGCAGAATCGCCGGCTTCACGTTGTCGGTGGGGTACCCGCGGATCATGTCCAGCAGAGAGCGGTGCGACAGAAACTCTCGCGCACCTTTCCAGTCCGTGTTGCCAGACCACGCACCGTTGAAGTCCTTCGCATCAAACATAGTCATGCATGCCTGCGTCGtcttcagcaccgccgaAGGTGGGTTGGCGAAGGAGCGGAGCTCGTTGAGGTCGCTGGCCTGGATCGTGTCGAGGGCCGCCTTCGCCTTGTCGATGATCGGCTTCGCCTCAGCCAGGCGTGCGTTAGCCTCTGCCGCGATCTGAGACgcgtcgtgctgctgcaccgtcgcgCTGTCCTGCTGCGCCCGCACCTGCAcctgcacctccgccgccttcgcctgcCGCACCTTTAAGTCCGCTACAACTGCCTGTGTCTCCGCGgacgccttctccagctgcggctgcttctcctcGATTTCGACCTTCATCTTTGTGATCGTTTCCTCGGTTTCGCGCATCTTTTCCGTGCCGTTCTCGACCTGGgcgagctgcgcctccacccgGCTGCGCCGACTCTGCAGGAGCGCCTTGTACGTCTCGATGAACTCCAGGTAGGAGGTCGGGGTAATGTAGTagcgccggcgcagctcaTCGTAGTACTGCTGCACCATCTCGGTTGTCGCCGCGTGTACatcgacgcagagctgcggCAGTTTCTCGTGGAAGCTGGCCGGCACAGCGTGTGCGATATCCTGCAGCAAGCGCCTCGCCACCCCCTCTAGCGCCTCCCGCGGCCACTCGTCGAACCAGTCGACGGAGCAGCAGTTGGTGAGCGACGGGAactggcggcagcgggtaCGGAACATGTCGCCAACCGGGCTCATGCAGAGCGCCACATGCATATTGTCACGTACACGGTTGATGAAGAAGTTGTAGATAtcctctctgctgctgatgccgtgCTGCTGGGCTGCCTCAATGCAGGCATTCACGCGCTTCTCGCGCTCTTCTGCGTTGAAGAGCGACGGCACCTCGCCGGAGTTGAGGATGTTGTTCACGTCCTCCAGCATCGCCTCGTCAATAATTTGGTTGTCGGAGAGCAGCATCACGCACGGCTCGTTCTTCACCCCGGCGTATGTGTAAACCTCCAGCAGGAACTCGTGGAAGTCGTTCATGCTGTAGCCCTTGCCGACGGACGTCTCGAAgatgcggcagccgccgatGAAGGAGGCGAGCCTGGTGAGGGAGCGCTTGCCGgagccgccgacgccgaccaGTAGCACGTTgccgcgcggctgccgcagaaTTCGGATGATGCGGGCAATGTGCTCACAATGATCCTTGAAGAAGACGAGGCCCAGCTGCGACGCCTgcacggtggtggtgccgccgctcgcgTCGTCCGGCTTGGCGGTCGCCTCTGTGGCGTTGTAGTCGTCCTGGTACTCCTCGAGCACCTGCGCCAGCCGCTGTGCCTCCGGCACCTCCTCGTATACTTTCTCAACCGATCCGAAGCGGGTGAAATCCGCCCACAGCGCCGGTGACGCGATCAGGCTTTCCGCCGCGCCAGGAGACACGCGGGACGCCGTCTCCGCGAGGACGTCCTCCACGAAGTAGCGCCGATCCTCCACCGTGGCGAGTCGGTCGTAGAAGCACCGCATCACTTCGTGCAGCCACAGTCGCACAAACGTTGCGGTGTCACGGCAGACGCGCGGAATCACTTGCGTCATGCCCTGGAACACCTTCGAGAGGTCGCGCAGGTTGAACGTGTAGTGCGGTGTGGTCGGCCGCGGCCTCAGGGCGTCGCGGATCGTGTTGAAGACGTCCACAGTGGCCATCacgagcgacggcgccatgTCCTTTACCTCGCGCGCAAAGTTCTTCGCCTCGATAAAGCCTCTCAGGATGGAGCCGAAGATGCGCTTCATTGAGTCATCCGTGAGGGTCGCCACTTGGAGTAGGTGGAACAAGCGAGTAAGGCGTGGGGTGACGGGGTTGCGCCCGCCCTCTGGCGGGCCACAGGCGGACACGACCGTGACGTCCTGCACCGTCTTCCACATTCCAGCCAACTTGCGGTCGTAGAAGCCACCCTGGCCCATCAGctgtcgcagcagctcgaTCGGCGGAGACGCACCGAACACTTCCACGGCTGGCATGTTCAAGTCGTCAATGAAGAGCACGACGGACTTGCCCGGAGCGGCGCCGAGCAAGTTCTTGCGCTTTGGCTTCAGCTTCGCCTCAATCAGCTCCTGCGTCCGCTCCGACGACGTTTGCGCGCTGAACTGGAAGGTGACGAgcgacagctgcagcgactccTTGTTGCGCTGGAGGCAGTCCGCCATGATGAATGTCTTACCGACGCCGGTTTGACCATTGAAGAGGATGGGCTTCTTGCACTGAAGCAGCGTCTGCGCGATGGTGCTGTAGCGCACCGTGTCCACAGTCGGCACAAGGATGTTGAAGTACGGCGTGGCGGGGTTGTAGGTGAACTCAGGCACCAGCGATTCCCAAGGCACGAGCAGCCGCGTTGAAAAGTTGATGGTGTAGTCGTACACACTGCCGTAGTTGGGGAAGCGTGCCACCGACTCGAGAAGCGTGCGCGCCATTGTGTCGAAGCTCTCCATCGCAGCGTGGTCAACGTTGCCGCCGACAGACCACACAAATGAAAAGGCAAAGATGGCGTTGCAGATTTCGTTGCGCTCGCGAAACATCGGGTCgtccgacggcggcggcgcctcacTGACAGGGTCCGCCATCAGCTGCACCTTGTTCACGCGCATGAGCGCGGTGAACAGGTCGCACAGGGACTGCACGATGTTGATGTCTCCGGCACGGATCAGACATGCCGACGCGGGCAGCTGCTTCAGCCAGGTAAGCCCCTTCTCTACGTAGGCGTCGAAGAGGGAAATGATGTAGGCGCGgcactgcggctgcgcgccggcagcagcgagcttCGTCTCACTCCACTGGCTTGCCACGGCGTTCCATGGCAAGTCCTCAGCGTCCACATACACCATGCCGCACCtcgacaccgtcgccggcgaGGCCACCGCCAAATCCGCAACCTCGAACAGCATGTGGATCGTGTCGGGTAGCTTGATGCGCTCACCGCTGTCAAGGCAGAGGAGTTTGCTGTCGTCCAGTACCGAGTTCAGCGACTCGATCCAGAGCGTATCCACAGGGCCGTCGAAGACCATCCACCGGTGATCCGACGAGACCTCTGAGGCCCGCACGCACTCCTTTGCGATGGCAGCGAGCACACCATCCTTCCATTCGTTCGTGTTCACGTCCAGCTGTCCGTACAGCTCGTGCAAGAGCACCGACTTGGGGTTGAGCACGAACTGGATGACAGGGCGTGCCATCTTGTTCGCGCTCCCTGCGACGGCGAGATCTGTCAGAGCCTCCGCGATGCACTGCCGTGCCTCCGTCTTACCTGTGCCCGTCACGCCGACCAGCATCACGCCGTGCCGCACAATGAGCGTCTCGTAGAACTGGATGCCCTTCTTCACCCACTGCCCAGCGTCCACTAGCTTCTTCTCGGACATGATGCGCTGCATCGCTGGTAGCAGCTCTTGATATTCGCGCTCCGGGAAGCTCACGCCAGGGAACAGGTCCTGCATGATGCCGCGGAACAGCGGAATGTCCTCCGCGACGAACTTCGGCACGTTCGAGTCGTTACACGCCACGATCAGCGTGaggtcctcctccacctccggcTGAGAGCGCTTGAGGTCACCGGCCATGACGAGAATCGACTTCAACGCACGCATACCGAAGTCGTAGTGGTCCTGCGGCGACAACTGCTCTGAGCTGAGTTTGTAGAGCTGCGTGATCTTCAGCGACAGGTCATGGGCGTTCTTGAAGCCTTCCGAGTAGAGGATCACCTCAGCAATCATGCGGAAGTCCGGCGTCATGACCGCCACGGGGCGGAACAGGATCTTCAAGTTGTCCGGCAGCTCCGTGCGTCCAGCGTAGCCGGGGTTCATGGTGACGAAGGCGCCGTACGTCGCCCTCACACGTACATCGGGTGTGCCCTGGAACGTGAACGTCTCCTGTGCgttctgcagcgccagcttGATCTCCAGCAGCTGGGATGCGATGACGGAGAGTACCTCGATGTTGATGCGATTGAACTCGTCAAGGCAGGCCCACGCACCGGTCTGGATGAGACCTGAGAAGAACTTTTCCATCATCTTGTACGTGACGCCATCAGAGCAGTTGTACACAATGCACTGCCGCGCCAGATTCTTGGCCAGGTCCTTCACCGTTTCCGTCTTGCCAGTGCCGGCCGGCCCGGCAGGAGAGGCACCGAGATGCAACTTCAAGGCACCTGTCACGGTCATGTAGATGCGGTCGGTCAGCGGGGTGATGACGAGTCGTCCCTGTGCGCCGAGGTACTCGTAGCCGTACACGAACCGAGAATTGTTCTGGCGAATGAACACCGTGCCATTGCCGTCCGCGTCCTTCTCCCAGtacacgcgcagctgcttcgtCCAGCCGAACTCTAGCgactcggcgacgccgctgtcgcacATCTCCTCGACAAGATCGCGGCCGTGCACGTCGATCGTGATGATTGTCGAGAGAAGAACACGCTGGACCTTGGAGAGGTTGCGTGTcgtcagctccgccagcacctcgAGGTTGCGGCGCTGTTCGTCACGCATACGGAGCATGAGCTGCGGGGAGTCGATCTTGTCaagcgcctcctcgacgcTACGCGTCCACAGAAGTTGCTCCACGATCAGCACGAGCTGCACTGGGTGTTGAAACATCCAATCGGTGCGGTCCTGGCGAGCCTCGTAGTCTTCGAGACACCGCTGGGCGCGGCACCGTAGCGTCGAGAACATCTCGCGCTCCAGCAAGTCCATCCAGGCCTCCACCGGTCCACGCGCCTTGATGCCCTGATGGTCCAGCTCCACCTGCTCCCCCTCCATGGAGTTCATGTGCGTGATGTCGTTCTGCGCCGACAGCGTGAGGGACTTGACGCCGTCGAACATCTTCAGCATGTGCAGCATCATCAGCTCTGGTGTCTTGGCCTTGGCGAGCAAGTCGAGCAGGTCGTCGTTGCTGAGGAAGTAGAAGCGTGGAAAGgcgcgccgcttctcctccaaCTTCTTCTCCATACTGATCAAcaccttctccagctccttgaTGTACGTTTCGAGGTCGTGCTTCAGCGTgcggccaccaccggcggcggcggtgtcgaagGATGGTGGGTTGATGAGGAGGCTTCGGTAGGCGGTCGGCAAGTCGTGGGCCTTGCGCATCAGGTCGCGGTAAAAGCGGTCGACCTTCTCGAAGCGCTGAGCGTCGTCCTTCCACTGGCTGCGTATTTCAACGGAGGAGAAGATATTCTCGAGGTAGATCCAGTTGCGCTGCAGTTCCACCCACTTCTCCAGCGTCTCCGACATGTACTTGAGCCGGTTTTCCCATCGGTCCACCTGCGAGCGCAGTACACCTTGGCAgtgcttgctgctgccgatggTCGAGATGGCGACAGTGGAGTCAtccagcagcgtcgtcaCGTCCTCGACGGAGGCGCCGACGAGTGTGAAGACGTCCTTGCTGTCCTTGTGCGCGTGGAACTGGAATTCCGCAGGCGGCTTCGGCCCACCGCCGTTCCACATCGCGTTCACCCTGTCGATTTGCCGCTGCAGCTTGTCCTCCTCGGTGGCCGACGCGCTCACGAGGAGTACCTCGTCGCGGTACTTGAGGATttggtgctgcagcagcattCCTATGGTGAACTGGTTTGCCCACTCGCTGAGAGTCTTCGAGGTGTTGCCGCTGGCGTCTGCGACGGGTCCGATGATCAGGGAGATCTTTGCGTGATGCTCCGACCTGAGAGAAGGGTTCGTGAGCGCCTGCAGGATCGGCAGCAGTTGGCGCCATTCCTCTACGCTGCTCTTCagccgcggcaccaccgcgttGCTTGCCAGCTTCGAGGACACCTGCTTTACTAGCGACGAGT
Above is a window of Leishmania mexicana MHOM/GT/2001/U1103 complete genome, chromosome 28 DNA encoding:
- a CDS encoding putative dynein heavy chain, producing the protein MYSQTKRGSPELKASASASAVTLAASTMPVAKRTKLEATQRNPIHVSKDVADACGTVNPLSARLYSDGVSSGAQVGVPNRLTQCQSPAASFVPHPPAELAVTTAAKTDPAASARFRGETHMVNSLHVFNPPSHTDAELKEVFAASAKSKSISSRLLRGTAAAAAPPAKLRPLTSGRVSAGGGNTGAAATALSDLPQDKSTAEVAAMRALATIPRFHKSTSNSPNEFVYLMMRPRGIRDPLNPYDLQPMARTEAQGRSYYTVSAAGVTHFTEGGAEFIELPKWERECRIFHAIREMLVFSEYKRWRNFVLWRSLVRRSATANTRQFLAAHLFAAHPNLSGALQAVRNICLETAASEDLYQSSTETSTLDAYTTTLQTHLQEERRRLEMMIKRIRDHVEQACKTTMFTWQLERERQKLLYEDADQQKRKVLDVRELGMQEQPSYIELTQRKTMCRRLTAFIKLCDYLIVECLTGLAAKAVSHVRRDLEMSNTVPASAPAVATEKTRRGGGAAAATTTSVFTGPLWNVDVVYNVDQQAIELVPSAVQIREAIEDALQDYVRAVGVIPRLTSLNTFLIYTSNAQDELGNDTVSAGPDVAEMVMAEESYKQDVAAIHTSLASSFAKMHRYAHTFEVFKEMYISDSQLREETLLESNETLHYFREQLATYKAQTESISSNIPNFADIGMMRMWTEGLRDFFTPSPVTCLDIFHKALPIIARRRNETLLKELQEHTTYLAATPKTIEHYVEYLDYCNSLENSFDGIASSYDVVRELFNLLQEEKIDVSEEDDETYRSGTRPQFDKLRTLLQITEDSKEAQQRFFSRSIEEEMDQLRRRIESVYDRAGQPIVMSGEADVAEANAYIKALLEEAEGIAAREKKLREFQIEIGAEETVVEVMAEMLHDVSIKAKLWSGIGDWNTFTEETHALPFDQLDVPAVQEVVQKYSSLVKQVSSKLASNAVVPRLKSSVEEWRQLLPILQALTNPSLRSEHHAKISLIIGPVADASGNTSKTLSEWANQFTIGMLLQHQILKYRDEVLLVSASATEEDKLQRQIDRVNAMWNGGGPKPPAEFQFHAHKDSKDVFTLVGASVEDVTTLLDDSTVAISTIGSSKHCQGVLRSQVDRWENRLKYMSETLEKWVELQRNWIYLENIFSSVEIRSQWKDDAQRFEKVDRFYRDLMRKAHDLPTAYRSLLINPPSFDTAAAGGGRTLKHDLETYIKELEKVLISMEKKLEEKRRAFPRFYFLSNDDLLDLLAKAKTPELMMLHMLKMFDGVKSLTLSAQNDITHMNSMEGEQVELDHQGIKARGPVEAWMDLLEREMFSTLRCRAQRCLEDYEARQDRTDWMFQHPVQLVLIVEQLLWTRSVEEALDKIDSPQLMLRMRDEQRRNLEVLAELTTRNLSKVQRVLLSTIITIDVHGRDLVEEMCDSGVAESLEFGWTKQLRVYWEKDADGNGTVFIRQNNSRFVYGYEYLGAQGRLVITPLTDRIYMTVTGALKLHLGASPAGPAGTGKTETVKDLAKNLARQCIVYNCSDGVTYKMMEKFFSGLIQTGAWACLDEFNRINIEVLSVIASQLLEIKLALQNAQETFTFQGTPDVRVRATYGAFVTMNPGYAGRTELPDNLKILFRPVAVMTPDFRMIAEVILYSEGFKNAHDLSLKITQLYKLSSEQLSPQDHYDFGMRALKSILVMAGDLKRSQPEVEEDLTLIVACNDSNVPKFVAEDIPLFRGIMQDLFPGVSFPEREYQELLPAMQRIMSEKKLVDAGQWVKKGIQFYETLIVRHGVMLVGVTGTGKTEARQCIAEALTDLAVAGSANKMARPVIQFVLNPKSVLLHELYGQLDVNTNEWKDGVLAAIAKECVRASEVSSDHRWMVFDGPVDTLWIESLNSVLDDSKLLCLDSGERIKLPDTIHMLFEVADLAVASPATVSRCGMVYVDAEDLPWNAVASQWSETKLAAAGAQPQCRAYIISLFDAYVEKGLTWLKQLPASACLIRAGDINIVQSLCDLFTALMRVNKVQLMADPVSEAPPPSDDPMFRERNEICNAIFAFSFVWSVGGNVDHAAMESFDTMARTLLESVARFPNYGSVYDYTINFSTRLLVPWESLVPEFTYNPATPYFNILVPTVDTVRYSTIAQTLLQCKKPILFNGQTGVGKTFIMADCLQRNKESLQLSLVTFQFSAQTSSERTQELIEAKLKPKRKNLLGAAPGKSVVLFIDDLNMPAVEVFGASPPIELLRQLMGQGGFYDRKLAGMWKTVQDVTVVSACGPPEGGRNPVTPRLTRLFHLLQVATLTDDSMKRIFGSILRGFIEAKNFAREVKDMAPSLVMATVDVFNTIRDALRPRPTTPHYTFNLRDLSKVFQGMTQVIPRVCRDTATFVRLWLHEVMRCFYDRLATVEDRRYFVEDVLAETASRVSPGAAESLIASPALWADFTRFGSVEKVYEEVPEAQRLAQVLEEYQDDYNATEATAKPDDASGGTTTVQASQLGLVFFKDHCEHIARIIRILRQPRGNVLLVGVGGSGKRSLTRLASFIGGCRIFETSVGKGYSMNDFHEFLLEVYTYAGVKNEPCVMLLSDNQIIDEAMLEDVNNILNSGEVPSLFNAEEREKRVNACIEAAQQHGISSREDIYNFFINRVRDNMHVALCMSPVGDMFRTRCRQFPSLTNCCSVDWFDEWPREALEGVARRLLQDIAHAVPASFHEKLPQLCVDVHAATTEMVQQYYDELRRRYYITPTSYLEFIETYKALLQSRRSRVEAQLAQVENGTEKMRETEETITKMKVEIEEKQPQLEKASAETQAVVADLKVRQAKAAEVQVQVRAQQDSATVQQHDASQIAAEANARLAEAKPIIDKAKAALDTIQASDLNELRSFANPPSAVLKTTQACMTMFDAKDFNGAWSGNTDWKGAREFLSHRSLLDMIRGYPTDNVKPAILQKVQKYINDPEFTVEVCSSKGSQTCGSLCAWVHAVNEYSKVVKEVAPMRQAAAEAEQHLAATNAKLHAAQQQLKEVEKELSDLEQRYQGSVAKKNDLEKGLQLCIIRLRNAETLSGSLRSEGARWTENIKLLKAQLTVLPLQVFMASASVAYFGAFTPAFRQRLIAQWTVQLAERGCEVGDFSLTAVLGDPVDTLNWQVNGLPSDETSTENAIVAMLSTAPRRWPLFIDPQEQAVKWLLRQFQQTQAASGSGAVASKNRNMLRVVKLTDPTWMRTLELQIRLGGVVIIDDVGESLDPALEPLIARRVFTADSGGLQIQLTPQSGPIDYHPNFRMFLCSKLPNPVYLPDISTRVTLLNFTVTMEGLSEQMLGEVVSIEQRSMEEEKNSIIQRIAQGQRRLKAIEESILERLQSTKGNILDDEDLIHELQSAQSSAEVISRSQAEASEKMLTISTVRERYRSVAVRAALLFFVLADVGRMDPMYQYSLQYFVKLVQHEVEGTTKPPEYMEADPAMLEDHLHAAISNLTRATYTQICRGLFNKDKTILSLLIATAIARQDGVIADEEWQYFVRATAFVASELPEQSPALASWMNRVQWELAEALSRTVPTFHDLIASMESEPEAWREYAQSDMPHSATLPGDWQSRLHLFQRVLLIRCFREEKLSFALSDYVHQTMGAEFTEMPPMDLTRTLKDSTAHTPIVFILSQGADPMEALQSLAKAEERELQCVSLGQGQSENAKRLIATCRKSGAWALLQNCHLSKTFMPELSAAVASLQPDAAGATEIHEDFRLWLTSMPTDFFPVFVLQSSVKLTNEPPTGLRANMLRCFGELTPQEYETFGDEAIGGKELKGRAFKKLLYGLCFFHSVVLERRKFGPLGWNVKYEWNDTDFHVSKQWLRLFFEEQEAIPWESLEYIIGQINYGGRVTDPQDRGTLLTILRNYLCPRILEEGHRFCEEGQYIVPASGTLAEAQEHIQAMSLVDEPAIFGMHENANLRYQLQTSEYLLTKIVSIQPRLVGSAGGSGATPEEEVRRKCQEFEAMLPALLTREEAGTRTFTTLANGLPNSMSTVLAHELVKYNKLLDKIRQTLSDMQKALQGLTVLSADLDAMYSSFLADQVPQLWTTVSYASLKPLGAWYRDLLARVQFIRSWLQKGEPAAFWIGSFFNPSAFMTGVYQAFARAEGVSVDKLGFRYEVLGVEPEAITSGPVRGCFVYGIQTDAWRWDFERRVMADSLPGEPYAVLPPVHFLPEPSHAKPADFHAVPLYRTTIRAGVISSLGASSNYVLSIEVPSVDGSDYWLLKGSACVCALNQ